One window from the genome of Microbulbifer sp. ALW1 encodes:
- a CDS encoding AMP-binding protein: MREQTMNARDLSQASANLADYIGQCLKRFHDKPAYHCLGQTLTFGEIDEKSRYLAQWLRHECGLKAGDRIAIQLPNITQYPIAAYAALRAGLVVVNTNPLYTPREMQHQFSDSGAKALVILADFVGKYEEIKASTGIEHVLVTGPADLLGKIAPAPEGYHGFVDALERGANCPEVGASTATREDIAVLQYTGGTTGVAKGASLTHANLLANTDQMLQRILQRGNEGEEIFVCPLPLYHIYAFTVNMLTFFGMGSMNILIPNPRDIDGFVKMIAPFRFTGLAGLNTLFVGLCRHPEFKKLDFSALKMTFSGGTALTSSAAELWLQVTGCPVTEGWGLSETSPVICLNAFDHEEIGTVGPVLENTEVQVWDEQGNPVPQGESGELVVRGPQVMQGYWKRPEATAEVMHNGFFRTGDVGLIQDNGNIRIVDRLKDMIIVSGFNVYPNEVEDVLCRYPQVVEAAVIGVPSEQTGEAVCAHLVVDGEIDEAALIEFCRTQLTAYKVPKQIVIQSELPKSTVGKILRRELRTAPVSESA; this comes from the coding sequence ATGAGAGAACAAACTATGAATGCACGCGATCTGAGCCAGGCTTCTGCCAACCTTGCAGACTATATCGGCCAATGCCTGAAACGCTTTCACGACAAGCCGGCCTACCACTGCCTCGGCCAGACGCTGACCTTCGGCGAGATCGACGAAAAGTCCCGCTATCTTGCCCAGTGGCTGCGCCATGAGTGCGGCCTTAAGGCTGGCGACCGGATCGCCATTCAATTGCCCAATATCACCCAGTATCCCATCGCCGCCTATGCGGCATTGCGTGCGGGCCTGGTGGTGGTGAATACCAACCCGCTGTATACGCCTCGGGAAATGCAGCACCAGTTTTCCGATTCCGGTGCTAAGGCGCTGGTGATCCTGGCGGACTTTGTCGGCAAGTACGAGGAAATTAAAGCTTCTACCGGCATTGAGCACGTACTGGTCACCGGGCCCGCCGATCTGCTGGGCAAGATTGCTCCTGCACCCGAGGGTTACCACGGTTTTGTCGATGCGCTGGAGCGCGGCGCCAACTGCCCGGAAGTTGGGGCAAGCACCGCGACACGCGAGGACATCGCGGTATTGCAGTACACCGGCGGCACTACCGGTGTGGCCAAGGGGGCAAGTCTCACCCATGCCAACCTGCTGGCGAATACCGACCAGATGCTGCAACGTATCCTGCAGCGCGGCAACGAGGGCGAGGAGATTTTCGTCTGCCCACTGCCGCTGTATCACATCTATGCATTTACTGTGAACATGCTGACCTTCTTCGGCATGGGCAGCATGAACATACTGATTCCGAATCCGCGGGATATCGACGGCTTCGTGAAAATGATTGCGCCTTTCCGCTTTACCGGTCTTGCGGGTCTTAACACCCTGTTTGTCGGTCTGTGCCGTCACCCGGAGTTCAAGAAGCTGGATTTCAGCGCGCTGAAAATGACTTTCTCCGGTGGCACCGCACTGACCAGCAGCGCTGCCGAGCTGTGGCTCCAGGTGACCGGTTGCCCGGTGACCGAGGGCTGGGGCTTGTCGGAAACCTCACCGGTTATCTGCCTGAACGCATTCGATCACGAAGAAATCGGCACCGTGGGCCCGGTATTGGAAAATACTGAGGTGCAGGTGTGGGACGAGCAGGGCAACCCGGTGCCCCAGGGCGAGAGTGGTGAACTGGTGGTGCGCGGCCCGCAGGTAATGCAGGGTTACTGGAAGCGCCCGGAAGCGACTGCTGAGGTGATGCACAACGGCTTCTTCCGTACCGGTGATGTAGGCCTGATCCAGGACAACGGCAACATCCGCATCGTTGATCGCCTCAAGGACATGATCATCGTGTCCGGTTTCAATGTGTACCCGAATGAGGTCGAAGACGTGCTCTGCCGTTACCCGCAGGTGGTTGAGGCCGCGGTCATTGGAGTTCCCAGCGAGCAGACCGGTGAAGCGGTGTGTGCGCACCTGGTCGTAGACGGGGAAATTGATGAGGCGGCATTGATTGAGTTCTGTCGCACCCAGCTGACGGCCTACAAGGTGCCCAAGCAGATCGTGATTCAAAGCGAGCTGCCCAAGTCCACCGTCGGCAAGATACTGCGCAGGGAGCTGCGCACAGCGCCGGTTTCTGAATCCGCATAA
- a CDS encoding NAD(P)-dependent oxidoreductase, whose translation MSQLNSAFVTGAGGFIGRHLVRQLLTEKVNVVALMVPGEPVPEEWAAWGDQLRMVIGDVRTLTSLAEEIGPVDAIFHLAAIVGDWGALQSHVDITVHGTEQAIDLAQRWDSHFVVTTSVCAYASALAKGKLDEESPLGKPCSPYEFCKQEQERVTLDAVKHSGLKATIVRPANVFGVGSGPWVNTMLELLRSGQPCLLGKGDWDAGLVHVENLVAILIGAARSECKNGDIFIAADGYDVTWQQYLQRLANLAGAPAPKSVPNGLARTLAPVLEFVGHLLRQKERPMITRQSYRLMGGPNEFSNEKARRLLGYTPVVTFDQAMDELQAHFNKSAAAATA comes from the coding sequence ATGAGCCAGTTGAACTCGGCCTTCGTGACTGGTGCTGGCGGCTTTATCGGCCGCCACCTGGTGCGCCAGCTATTAACGGAAAAAGTAAACGTTGTCGCCTTGATGGTGCCCGGGGAACCTGTGCCCGAAGAGTGGGCAGCCTGGGGTGACCAGCTGCGTATGGTCATTGGCGATGTGCGCACACTGACCAGCCTGGCGGAAGAAATCGGTCCGGTGGATGCGATTTTTCACCTTGCGGCGATTGTCGGAGACTGGGGTGCGCTTCAGTCCCACGTGGATATCACCGTACACGGTACCGAGCAGGCCATCGACCTGGCCCAGCGCTGGGATTCCCACTTTGTGGTAACCACCAGTGTCTGTGCCTATGCCAGTGCGCTGGCCAAGGGCAAGCTGGATGAGGAGAGCCCACTGGGCAAGCCCTGTTCCCCGTACGAATTCTGTAAGCAGGAACAGGAGCGGGTCACTCTGGATGCAGTGAAGCACAGCGGCCTCAAGGCGACGATCGTGCGTCCGGCCAATGTGTTTGGCGTCGGCAGCGGCCCCTGGGTGAACACCATGCTGGAGCTATTGCGCAGTGGCCAGCCCTGTCTGCTGGGCAAGGGTGACTGGGATGCTGGATTGGTCCACGTGGAAAACCTGGTGGCCATTTTGATCGGCGCTGCGCGCTCAGAATGTAAAAACGGTGACATTTTTATAGCCGCGGATGGATATGATGTGACCTGGCAGCAGTATTTGCAGCGCCTGGCCAATCTCGCCGGCGCGCCTGCGCCCAAATCTGTCCCCAATGGTCTTGCCCGTACCCTGGCTCCCGTGCTGGAGTTTGTCGGTCACCTGTTGCGACAGAAAGAGCGCCCCATGATTACGCGGCAGTCTTACCGCTTGATGGGCGGGCCGAACGAATTTTCCAATGAAAAAGCACGCCGTCTGCTGGGCTATACGCCCGTGGTCACCTTCGACCAGGCGATGGACGAGCTGCAAGCACACTTCAACAAGTCTGCCGCTGCGGCGACCGCTTAA
- a CDS encoding 2,4'-dihydroxyacetophenone dioxygenase family protein yields MSDTKTPILEMLAAMQTGGVVSRDHAREAILIQEADLPWVALPDGSLLQVLHVDLNQNLWVIKNKFKPGFCVDTHYHTGPVFAVTTAGEWFYKEYPDKVNKAGSYLFEPAHSVHTLTVSEDCTEDAEVWFAVFGSNVNIDDDGNVTSVLDAKMVMTVYRALCEAEGKTCENMIVVGE; encoded by the coding sequence ATGAGTGACACAAAGACCCCGATTCTTGAGATGCTGGCGGCAATGCAAACCGGCGGCGTAGTATCCCGTGACCATGCCCGTGAAGCGATCCTGATTCAGGAAGCCGACCTGCCGTGGGTTGCCCTGCCGGACGGTTCCCTGCTGCAGGTGCTGCACGTAGACCTGAACCAGAACCTCTGGGTAATCAAAAACAAATTCAAACCCGGCTTCTGTGTTGACACGCATTATCACACGGGCCCGGTATTCGCCGTGACCACCGCTGGCGAATGGTTCTATAAAGAGTACCCGGACAAGGTGAACAAGGCGGGTTCCTACCTGTTCGAGCCAGCGCACTCCGTACACACCCTGACCGTATCTGAAGATTGCACTGAAGATGCCGAAGTCTGGTTCGCGGTCTTCGGCAGTAACGTCAACATCGACGATGACGGCAATGTCACCAGCGTGCTCGATGCCAAAATGGTCATGACCGTCTATCGCGCGCTGTGCGAAGCCGAAGGCAAAACCTGCGAAAACATGATCGTGGTTGGCGAGTAA
- a CDS encoding HupE/UreJ family protein: MKAKLSQLLFLLAVLASVVLANNSLAHELRPAYLQVTQQAPQVFDVVWRVPARGQMKLSLDVKFQGDVVVGNRSIGGLANGMYSERWQIESPAGLTGATLVVAGLEQTMTDVLMRVTWLDGREQVMRLVPENPRYQFSANAGEAADGWFATYFVLGVEHILLGIDHLLFVLVLLLLVSGWRSLAVTISAFTLAHSVTLALSVLGVVSVPQAPVEAVIALSIVFVASEIRLKQRGRSTLAIRYPWAVALGFGMLHGLGFAGALADIGVPQQAIAGSLLAFNLGVEAGQVLFIGLVAALVWLVRQLFEYARVPASRMLATGATATLVLVYVIGGTASWWLFDRTAALFT; encoded by the coding sequence ATGAAAGCGAAGCTGTCGCAGCTGCTGTTTTTACTGGCGGTTCTGGCGAGTGTCGTGCTGGCCAATAACAGTTTGGCCCACGAATTACGGCCGGCCTATCTGCAGGTGACACAGCAGGCGCCGCAGGTATTCGATGTGGTGTGGCGGGTGCCCGCGCGCGGTCAGATGAAGCTGTCTCTGGATGTAAAGTTTCAGGGTGATGTTGTTGTTGGCAATCGCAGTATCGGTGGTTTGGCCAACGGTATGTATAGCGAGCGCTGGCAAATTGAGAGCCCTGCTGGATTGACTGGCGCCACGCTGGTGGTGGCCGGGCTCGAGCAGACAATGACCGATGTGTTGATGCGCGTGACGTGGCTCGATGGGCGTGAGCAGGTTATGCGACTGGTGCCGGAAAATCCCCGTTACCAGTTTTCCGCAAATGCGGGCGAAGCTGCGGACGGCTGGTTCGCGACCTATTTTGTGTTGGGAGTGGAGCACATTCTGCTGGGGATCGACCACCTGCTGTTCGTACTGGTGTTGTTATTGCTGGTGAGTGGTTGGCGCTCCCTGGCAGTCACCATTTCCGCATTTACTCTTGCTCACAGTGTGACTCTCGCGCTGTCGGTACTGGGCGTGGTGTCGGTGCCACAGGCGCCGGTGGAAGCGGTGATTGCCCTGAGTATTGTTTTTGTTGCCAGCGAGATACGGCTCAAGCAACGGGGGCGCTCGACGCTGGCGATCCGCTACCCCTGGGCAGTGGCGCTGGGATTTGGAATGCTACACGGCCTGGGTTTCGCCGGAGCACTCGCAGATATCGGTGTGCCGCAGCAGGCAATTGCCGGTTCGCTACTGGCGTTCAATCTGGGTGTGGAAGCCGGTCAGGTGCTGTTTATTGGCCTGGTGGCGGCACTAGTTTGGCTGGTACGCCAGTTGTTTGAATACGCCCGGGTACCGGCATCGAGAATGTTGGCTACCGGGGCTACTGCAACGCTGGTGCTGGTCTATGTTATTGGCGGAACCGCAAGTTGGTGGCTGTTTGATCGCACGGCAGCACTGTTTACATAA
- a CDS encoding S8 family serine peptidase has translation MKHFFGVRRIAAAIIAASSGLATVPALAQAESLSEAPAGGELIFTLITGDKVSAVIKNDGALAGIRLLGEDGNEVVTSIFQYGKGTYVIPPKAQPLVDAKAVDLELFNISKLHESGYDDASTSKLPVIVEYTDGALAGAATPEVLNGMSLTGEIEIIDSAAFGIDKSQAAEVWAKLTSKGNVEGVWLDAFVHAHKVSSGQTLTPTVPLTGAKGEFAAQFNGDGVTVAVLDTGYDVEHTDLAGQVIASMDFTYSRNGVDDLNGHGTHTASTIAGTGAESNGLWAGMAPGADLVIGKVLGNTGGGSTYGIMNGMIWAVNQGADIVSMSLGGSATSCEGPMVDLVEALSDQALFVISAGNSFTRETVGSPGCAPSALTVGAVDRENQTAVFSSRGPSPDGHSAKPDITSQGVDVVAAASGGFGDTGYVSLSGTSMSAPHVSGGAAILKQSRPDLTPRQLKKVLTSSVALTDAHVLEQGAGPMDVNTAVVQAVVAEPNRELGRFAYGQAYERTETSVTLENLSGEDKTFKLKLDLIGEDGSTELPATIAGLGIKSITVPANSSAEVPVWIDPEVSLRSGAYGTITGRITGTSTGTNDERITVPVSFWIDQPTVELSFNVTDNRGKPATSPSKIYLMNDEDDWGRYVSLQNGAASVEVPEGEYSIVANIMTYDNDADFGGLVESAAQMAVLRRKVSADTHIDFDARDAQKLEFKADQPLAPQGYSFGFTYALDDAKVAKLAAIELAPDYVDNFYAWSQGHDDRFRSFVTTRAVAPETVMTMENGEVLEYVNQGLALGFHGEGSAEIVPVGDAGYSTDWSQFDLEGKIALISNPYYLTSYMVGNAMSAGAIGVIAYRPNTNGRFKGTISGTPKIPAVALSAEQGARLHAEVEAGNNKVSWSGIAPERSPYAYSINHITLGQIDSGLVRIHDDQMHKTTAQYHSQNGDRPAWTDVMAMTNSTGEFYSTGSPQMVMTPVKRDEYYTATSRNAWTNIVMPYHQLNSSGGYFDGPRLMTAGTKEETTWFKGPRSSTLLTSGSPIAYRNTNAIQFSFAPFGDASGHDGTGGYNGSSAYGIRVNGEAQYLDGGMLTVPHGATQITLETRYNARGVGERSPIGDELGSFFQGLYTFNTDSSLQGAQSVLMPVIDLPVSVENTAPAGEPMEVKLSGVTDLGEEELASVSLQYGYGQECVLDSVFAYVYCPVNTKFSASSWVDAEVKNVDGEWIAVIPNDAPAGDFVHLRVEMSNQQGSHSEQTTLRSYKLN, from the coding sequence ATGAAACACTTTTTCGGAGTGCGTCGTATTGCCGCGGCAATCATTGCCGCCTCGAGCGGACTGGCGACAGTTCCCGCACTCGCACAGGCAGAATCCCTCAGTGAAGCCCCCGCCGGTGGCGAACTGATATTCACTTTAATCACCGGTGACAAGGTTTCTGCCGTTATTAAAAATGACGGCGCACTCGCCGGCATCCGGCTTCTTGGCGAAGACGGCAATGAAGTCGTTACCAGCATTTTCCAGTACGGCAAGGGTACTTATGTCATCCCACCGAAAGCGCAACCGCTGGTGGATGCGAAAGCCGTGGATCTGGAGCTGTTTAACATCAGCAAGCTGCACGAAAGCGGTTACGACGACGCGTCTACCAGCAAATTACCGGTGATCGTCGAATATACCGATGGCGCCCTCGCGGGTGCTGCCACTCCGGAAGTGCTCAACGGCATGTCGTTGACCGGTGAAATTGAAATCATCGACAGCGCGGCGTTTGGCATCGATAAATCGCAAGCCGCCGAGGTCTGGGCAAAGCTGACCAGCAAGGGCAACGTGGAAGGCGTATGGCTGGATGCGTTTGTGCACGCGCACAAGGTTTCCAGCGGGCAAACCTTGACGCCTACGGTTCCGCTCACCGGCGCCAAGGGTGAATTTGCCGCGCAGTTTAATGGTGACGGCGTTACCGTCGCGGTACTGGACACCGGCTACGATGTGGAGCACACCGACCTCGCCGGCCAGGTTATCGCCTCCATGGACTTCACCTACTCCCGCAACGGCGTGGACGACCTGAATGGCCACGGCACCCACACTGCCTCCACCATTGCAGGTACCGGCGCTGAGTCGAATGGTCTCTGGGCGGGTATGGCACCCGGTGCCGACCTCGTCATCGGTAAGGTACTCGGCAACACCGGTGGTGGCTCCACCTACGGCATCATGAACGGCATGATCTGGGCGGTGAACCAGGGCGCCGATATTGTCAGCATGTCCCTCGGCGGTAGCGCCACTTCCTGTGAAGGTCCGATGGTGGACCTGGTGGAAGCCCTGAGCGACCAGGCCCTGTTCGTGATCTCTGCCGGCAACAGCTTTACGCGTGAAACCGTCGGCTCTCCCGGTTGCGCGCCGAGCGCACTGACCGTGGGTGCTGTGGACCGGGAAAACCAGACCGCCGTATTCTCTTCCCGCGGCCCATCCCCGGACGGCCACTCCGCCAAGCCGGATATTACGTCCCAGGGCGTGGATGTGGTTGCCGCCGCTTCCGGTGGTTTCGGTGATACCGGCTACGTTTCCCTGTCCGGTACTTCCATGTCCGCACCGCACGTTTCTGGCGGCGCGGCCATTCTCAAGCAGTCGCGCCCGGACCTGACCCCGCGCCAGCTGAAAAAAGTGCTGACCTCTTCCGTAGCCCTCACTGACGCACACGTGCTGGAACAGGGTGCCGGCCCCATGGATGTCAACACAGCCGTGGTACAGGCGGTCGTCGCCGAACCCAACCGCGAACTCGGCCGCTTCGCCTACGGCCAGGCCTACGAACGGACAGAAACCTCCGTGACCCTGGAAAACCTGTCTGGCGAAGACAAAACCTTCAAGCTGAAGCTGGACCTGATCGGTGAAGACGGCTCTACCGAGCTGCCCGCCACCATTGCCGGCCTGGGAATAAAATCCATCACCGTGCCCGCCAACAGCAGCGCCGAAGTACCGGTTTGGATAGACCCGGAAGTATCCCTGCGCAGTGGTGCTTACGGCACCATCACCGGCCGCATTACCGGCACCAGCACCGGTACCAACGACGAACGCATCACCGTGCCGGTTTCTTTCTGGATCGACCAGCCCACCGTCGAGCTGAGCTTCAACGTCACCGACAATCGCGGCAAACCTGCAACGTCGCCGTCGAAAATCTATCTGATGAACGACGAGGACGACTGGGGTCGCTATGTAAGCCTGCAAAATGGTGCAGCTAGCGTTGAGGTACCGGAAGGCGAATACAGCATTGTCGCCAACATCATGACCTACGATAACGACGCCGATTTCGGCGGCCTGGTGGAATCTGCGGCGCAAATGGCGGTACTACGTCGCAAGGTCAGTGCGGACACGCATATCGATTTTGACGCGCGCGATGCACAAAAGCTGGAATTCAAAGCAGACCAGCCGCTGGCGCCGCAGGGCTACTCCTTTGGCTTTACCTACGCGCTGGACGACGCCAAGGTCGCCAAGCTCGCGGCCATCGAACTGGCTCCGGACTACGTCGACAACTTCTATGCCTGGTCCCAAGGCCATGACGACCGCTTCCGCTCCTTTGTGACGACCCGCGCGGTAGCACCGGAAACCGTCATGACCATGGAAAACGGCGAAGTGCTTGAATACGTGAATCAGGGCCTCGCCCTGGGTTTCCACGGCGAAGGCAGTGCTGAAATCGTCCCTGTGGGTGATGCCGGCTACAGCACGGACTGGTCCCAGTTTGACCTGGAAGGAAAAATTGCCCTGATTTCCAACCCTTATTACCTCACGTCGTACATGGTCGGTAACGCCATGAGCGCCGGCGCCATCGGGGTGATCGCCTACCGTCCGAATACCAACGGCCGTTTCAAGGGCACCATTTCCGGCACGCCGAAAATCCCTGCGGTTGCCCTGAGTGCTGAACAGGGCGCGCGCCTGCACGCCGAAGTGGAAGCGGGCAACAACAAGGTCAGCTGGTCAGGTATCGCACCGGAGCGCAGCCCTTACGCCTACTCCATCAATCACATTACCCTGGGCCAAATTGACAGCGGACTTGTGCGTATCCATGACGATCAGATGCACAAGACCACTGCCCAATACCATTCCCAGAACGGTGACAGACCCGCCTGGACCGATGTGATGGCGATGACCAACAGTACCGGCGAATTCTATTCAACCGGTAGCCCGCAGATGGTGATGACACCAGTGAAGCGCGATGAGTACTACACCGCCACCAGCAGAAATGCCTGGACCAATATTGTGATGCCGTACCATCAGCTTAACTCTAGCGGTGGCTACTTCGACGGCCCACGTCTGATGACCGCCGGCACCAAAGAAGAAACCACCTGGTTCAAGGGGCCTCGCAGTAGCACCCTGTTGACCAGTGGCTCGCCGATTGCTTATCGCAACACCAACGCTATTCAGTTCAGCTTCGCGCCCTTCGGCGACGCGTCCGGACACGATGGCACCGGCGGTTACAACGGCTCTTCCGCGTACGGCATCCGTGTTAATGGCGAAGCCCAGTACCTGGACGGCGGCATGCTCACCGTACCCCACGGTGCAACCCAGATCACACTGGAAACCCGCTACAACGCCCGCGGCGTGGGCGAGCGCTCTCCCATCGGTGACGAGCTGGGTTCCTTCTTCCAGGGACTCTACACCTTCAACACGGACAGTAGCCTGCAAGGCGCGCAGTCTGTGCTGATGCCGGTCATTGATCTGCCGGTTAGTGTCGAAAATACCGCGCCCGCCGGCGAGCCGATGGAGGTCAAACTTTCCGGTGTCACCGACCTGGGTGAAGAGGAGCTGGCTTCGGTATCCCTGCAATACGGCTACGGACAGGAGTGCGTACTGGACTCCGTATTTGCCTATGTTTACTGCCCGGTGAACACCAAGTTCTCCGCCAGCAGCTGGGTAGACGCGGAAGTGAAAAACGTCGATGGCGAGTGGATCGCGGTCATTCCCAATGACGCGCCTGCCGGCGACTTCGTGCACCTGCGGGTAGAAATGAGCAACCAGCAAGGCAGCCACTCTGAGCAGACTACTCTGCGCAGCTACAAGCTGAATTAA
- a CDS encoding SDR family NAD(P)-dependent oxidoreductase gives MSNWKHGAPKVAFVSGGGSGIGLNLTRALLADGASVAIFDLKVDDALLNELQGLSPQNARVERYLVDITDPEAVEKAMDEAASALGAPDFAINCAGILRTAVFTEMSYAMFDQSMRVNLYGSRNFAAGVLKHMQPGGHLALIASLAGMCGSYTHGAYATSKFGVVGLAEVLRTELKPKGIDVSVVCPGEISTPMLEEERRVGSKVTEIVNEFAGVLPVDVAVQGILDGLRKRTFMITPGFKAKLTRYLARSHTGLFRWIVDKKVAKALKLFGDKTAV, from the coding sequence ATGAGTAATTGGAAACACGGCGCGCCCAAGGTGGCGTTTGTATCGGGTGGTGGCAGCGGTATCGGTTTGAACCTGACCCGTGCGCTGCTGGCGGACGGTGCTTCGGTGGCGATCTTCGACCTCAAGGTCGACGATGCGCTGCTGAATGAATTGCAGGGACTGTCACCGCAAAACGCACGGGTCGAGCGCTATCTGGTGGATATCACCGACCCGGAAGCGGTGGAAAAGGCAATGGATGAAGCCGCCAGCGCTTTGGGCGCTCCGGACTTTGCCATCAATTGTGCGGGGATCCTGCGCACCGCCGTATTTACGGAAATGTCCTACGCCATGTTTGATCAGAGCATGCGCGTTAATCTCTACGGCAGCCGCAACTTTGCTGCCGGAGTGCTGAAACATATGCAACCCGGTGGCCACCTGGCCCTGATTGCGTCTCTGGCTGGCATGTGCGGCAGCTATACCCACGGTGCCTACGCGACATCGAAATTCGGCGTCGTCGGTTTGGCGGAAGTGCTGCGCACGGAGTTGAAGCCAAAAGGCATTGATGTATCGGTGGTTTGTCCGGGCGAAATTTCTACGCCGATGCTGGAAGAAGAGCGCCGGGTCGGCAGCAAGGTGACGGAGATTGTGAACGAGTTTGCCGGTGTGCTTCCGGTCGATGTGGCGGTGCAGGGCATTCTCGATGGCCTGCGCAAGCGCACCTTCATGATTACTCCGGGCTTCAAGGCAAAACTTACTCGCTATCTGGCCCGCAGTCACACCGGACTTTTCCGCTGGATTGTGGACAAGAAAGTGGCCAAGGCCCTGAAACTCTTTGGCGATAAGACTGCCGTATAA
- a CDS encoding AraC family transcriptional regulator: protein MFLIRSGAIEGYEQLVTQYGQNPTALLQQFGFSSAQLRDPNTYVSYTRLADLLDTTARICSAPLFCLSLAAEQSVLALGEIGLSIRQQSTLADALTYSKHHISLHAYGVHLQQVPRGDTLELQLTFDFSNASGLAQLMQLSAGQAFNLVLQMVGTSGGNLKLHLPQPAPTAADSSTISAPAAYRDHISYGSNFAGVSFPHSWLSRKPHYDEQLLREHFQQRIRLLQSLYPGNLQAQVCHIIGNLLPSGECSIERVASSLNLHPRVLQKKLQQDGTSFRELLQQTRMEVAKRNLQHSHLSITDLALNLGYADVAIFSRNFKRWTGMSPSKWKTQRQAKASDL, encoded by the coding sequence ATGTTCCTGATCCGCAGCGGTGCCATCGAAGGTTATGAACAGCTGGTCACACAGTATGGTCAGAATCCTACGGCCCTGCTGCAACAATTCGGTTTCAGCAGCGCCCAGCTCCGCGACCCCAACACCTATGTTTCCTATACCCGCCTCGCCGACCTGCTGGATACCACCGCCCGTATCTGCTCCGCGCCGCTCTTCTGCCTGAGCCTGGCTGCCGAGCAAAGTGTGCTGGCCCTGGGTGAAATAGGCCTTTCTATTCGGCAACAATCCACCCTGGCGGACGCCCTGACCTACTCCAAACACCACATCAGCCTGCATGCCTACGGCGTGCACCTACAGCAGGTTCCTCGCGGTGATACGCTGGAGTTACAACTGACGTTCGACTTTTCCAATGCCAGCGGCCTTGCCCAGCTCATGCAGCTAAGTGCCGGGCAGGCGTTCAATCTGGTACTGCAGATGGTCGGGACTTCCGGCGGCAATCTAAAGTTGCACCTGCCACAACCAGCCCCCACTGCCGCAGATTCATCGACAATCAGCGCACCAGCCGCGTATCGCGACCATATTTCCTATGGCAGCAATTTTGCCGGCGTCAGCTTTCCACACAGCTGGCTGTCGCGAAAACCCCATTACGATGAACAGTTGCTGCGGGAACATTTCCAGCAACGTATCCGCTTGTTGCAGTCGTTATACCCCGGCAATCTGCAGGCCCAGGTCTGCCATATCATTGGCAACCTGCTGCCGAGCGGAGAATGCAGTATCGAGCGGGTCGCCTCCAGCCTGAACCTGCACCCGCGGGTATTACAAAAAAAACTGCAGCAAGACGGCACCAGCTTCCGCGAATTACTACAGCAGACACGTATGGAGGTCGCCAAACGCAACCTGCAACACAGCCACCTCAGCATCACCGACCTGGCACTCAACCTGGGTTATGCAGATGTAGCGATATTCAGCCGCAACTTCAAACGCTGGACAGGGATGTCACCCAGTAAGTGGAAAACCCAGCGCCAAGCCAAGGCCAGCGACCTATAA
- a CDS encoding peptidyl-prolyl cis-trans isomerase gives MNLKKVPLLRDPLLHFALIGGLLFAIDGLFGGDADAEEIVITPSRIEHLAAVFERSWQRPPSDEEIQKLVDNLVREEVLYREALKLGLEADDTVIRRRLRLKMEFLARDLVNAVEPETEVLQQFYRDNGDRYQLPARLSFRQIYFNVDRRAEPEQDAEMALAALADGEKWATAGDSHLLPRQFTQASLEEVNKQLGTGFAEAVLDQPRGQWVGPVHSEYGMHLVFVEEYTAQASADFASVRSQVLRDWQAQAHGDALESQYRQLRQGYRVRMDVDPGVRQLASAEPADEVAAR, from the coding sequence ATGAATTTGAAAAAAGTCCCATTGCTGCGCGACCCCCTGCTGCACTTCGCTTTGATTGGCGGCTTGCTGTTCGCCATTGATGGCCTGTTTGGCGGTGACGCAGACGCGGAAGAGATCGTGATTACGCCAAGCCGGATCGAGCACCTTGCGGCAGTGTTTGAGCGAAGCTGGCAGCGCCCACCGAGCGATGAGGAGATACAGAAGCTGGTGGACAACCTCGTGCGCGAGGAAGTGCTTTACCGCGAGGCCCTGAAACTCGGCCTGGAAGCCGACGATACGGTAATTCGTCGGCGCCTGCGGCTGAAAATGGAATTCCTCGCGCGGGATCTGGTGAACGCGGTGGAGCCAGAAACAGAAGTACTGCAGCAGTTCTATCGGGACAATGGGGATCGCTACCAGCTTCCGGCGCGGCTGAGCTTCCGTCAGATTTATTTTAATGTTGATCGACGGGCTGAACCTGAGCAGGATGCGGAGATGGCCCTTGCCGCGCTGGCCGATGGAGAAAAATGGGCGACCGCTGGTGACAGTCACTTGTTGCCGCGACAGTTCACTCAGGCCTCATTGGAAGAAGTGAATAAACAACTGGGTACTGGATTCGCTGAAGCGGTGCTTGACCAGCCTCGGGGACAGTGGGTGGGGCCCGTGCATTCAGAATACGGCATGCATCTCGTATTCGTTGAGGAATACACCGCGCAGGCCAGCGCGGATTTTGCCAGTGTCCGGTCGCAGGTGCTGCGTGACTGGCAGGCACAAGCCCACGGCGATGCACTGGAGAGTCAGTATCGCCAATTGCGCCAAGGCTATCGTGTACGTATGGATGTTGATCCCGGTGTGCGGCAGCTTGCCAGCGCTGAACCCGCAGATGAGGTGGCTGCGCGATGA